In Dryobates pubescens isolate bDryPub1 chromosome 26, bDryPub1.pri, whole genome shotgun sequence, a single window of DNA contains:
- the YWHAB gene encoding 14-3-3 protein beta/alpha encodes MDKSELVQKAKLAEQAERYDDMAAAMKAVTEQGHELSNEERNLLSVAYKNVVGARRSSWRVISSIEQKTERNEKKQQMGREYREKIEAELQDICNDVLELLDKYLIVNATQPESKVFYLKMKGDYYRYLSEVASGDNKQTTVANSQQAYQEAFEISKKEMQPTHPIRLGLALNFSVFYYEILNSPEKACNLAKTAFDEAIAELDTLNEESYKDSTLIMQLLRDNLTLWTSENQGDEGDAGEGEN; translated from the exons ATGGATAAAAGCGAGCTGGTGCAGAAGGCCAAGCTGGCCGAGCAGGCCGAGCGCTACGACGACATGGCCGCGGCCATGAAGGCTGTCACCGAGCAGGGGCACGAGCTGTCCAACGAGGAGCGCAACCTCCTCTCCGTCGCCTACAAGAACGTGGTGGGCGCCCGCCGCTCCTCCTGGCGCGTCATCTCCAGCATCGAGCAGAAGACGGAGAGGAAcgagaagaagcagcagatggGGAGAGAGTATCGTGAGAAGAtcgaggctgagctgcaggataTCTGCAATGATGTTCTG GAACTTCTGGACAAATACCTTATTGTCAACGCCACACAGCCAGAGAGCAAGGTCTTCTATCTGAAAATGAAAGGTGATTACTACAGATACCTGTCAGAGGTGGCATCTGGGGACAATAAGCAAA CAACGGTAGCAAACTCCCAGCAAGCTTACCAGGAGGCATTTGAAATTAGCAAGAAGGAGATGCAGCCAACACACCCCATCCGACTGGGCTTGGCCCTGAACTTCTCTGTCTTCTACTATGAGATACTAAATTCCCCTGAGAAAGCCTGCAACCTGGCAAAGACG GCATTCGATGAAGCGATAGCAGAGCTGGACACGCTGAATGAAGAGTCTTACAAAGACAGCACTCTGATCATGCAGCTGCTTAGGGACAACCTCACT CTATGGACGTCGGAAAACCAGGGAGACGAGGGGGACGCCGGGGAGGGAGAGAACTAA